A portion of the Gadus macrocephalus chromosome 10, ASM3116895v1 genome contains these proteins:
- the cysltr1 gene encoding cysteinyl leukotriene receptor 1 codes for MNMALTNNYSGTGLAASLSVNQTENKTECPSIDNFRNQVYSTMYSIITLLGLLGNGFALVVLLRTYQKKSPFQVYMMNLAVSDLLCVSMLPFRILYYANKGQWYLGDFICRISSYAFYVNLYCSVLFMAAMSVSRFLAIVFPVQNIRLVTECRARLACIFIWVFVCAMSSPFLMSGETQDPFTNKTKCYEPPRSGTSTKLVVLNYLSLVVGFLIPFLIILVCSAGIIRSLCLRRTHTLRGTQGTRAIRMIVIVLVTFLVCFTPYHVQRSVHLSFLSNGSCERLIFMQKSVVVTLSLAASNCCFDPLLYFFSGEGFRRRMSTMRTSGRRSIQLKQGKAGEPLAIKAVVPET; via the exons ATGAATATGGCACTTACAAACAATTACTCCGGGACTGGACTG gcTGCCTCTCTGAGTGTCAATCAGACAGAGAACAAGACCGAGTGTCCATCCATCGACAACTTCCGGAACCAGGTGTACTCCACCATGTACTCCATCATCACCCTGCTGGGGTTGCTCGGCAACGGCTTCGccctggtggtgctgctgcgcACCTACCAGAAGAAGTCGCCCTTCCAGGTGTACATGATGAACCTGGCCGTGTCGGACCTGCTCTGCGTCAGCATGCTGCCCTTCCGCATCCTCTACTACGCCAACAAGGGCCAATGGTACCTGGGAGACTTCATCTGCCGCATCAGCTCCTACGCCTTCTACGTCAACCTGTACTGCAGCGTCCTCTTCATGGCCGCCATGTCCGTCTCCCGCTTCCTGGCCATTGTGTTCCCCGTGCAGAACATACGGCTGGTGACAGAGTGCCGGGCGCGCCTGGCGTGCATCTTCATCTGGGTCTTTGTGTGCGCCAtgtcctcccccttcctcatgTCGGGGGAAACCCAGGACCCCTTCACCAACAAGACCAAGTGCTACGAGCCGCCCAGGAGCGGGACGAGCACCAAGCTGGTGGTGCTCAACTACCTGTCCCTGGTGGTGGGTTTCCTCATCCCCTTCCTGATCATACTGGTCTGCTCGGCGGGCATTATCCGCTCGCTGTGCCTGCGCCGGACGCATACCCTCAGAGGGACGCAGGGCACCCGGGCCATCCGCATGATCGTCATCGTCCTGGTGACCTTCCTGGTGTGCTTCACGCCCTACCACGTGCAGCGCAGCGTGCACCTCAGCTTCCTGTCCAACGGGTCTTGCGAGAGGCTGATCTTCATGCAGAAGTCGGTGGTGGTGACGCTGAGCCTGGCCGCGTCCAACTGCTGCTTCGACCCGCTGCTGTACTTCTTCTCCGGGGAGGGGTTCCGTCGCCGCATGTCCACCATGCGCACGTCGGGGCGGAGGTCCATCCAGCTCAAGCAGGGCAAGGCAGGTGAGCCTCTGGCCATCAAGGCCGTGGTGCCGGAGACCTGA
- the LOC132466401 gene encoding uncharacterized protein LOC132466401, whose product MEEMKRDHREEGPARNPQAMTFSFGSTLRSNYGLKSWCRQMFSEEMALSTPMGLLRRFLLLKQVTVLLSPRCAMLPLVVGCVISMKALSLLRSPHISTKPSSVFLRQLALAGLLPLPYLALRLALTTLDLAVMEAAAPGGVAPETAGRWVWWWRSCAVPCVLAEKLLDAHLLASLILLGLLGLEGVLVSRWPLQTRGLRTARYAQLSCGLVWVVVLLELLLPEVDFRWTVGVMPVTRTDDVSVSYGLALPNSSLYLRKALWVVNVWFHYFVIYCRPQKRDGCFH is encoded by the exons atggaggagatgaagagggacCACAGAGAAGAGGGTCCGGCAAGGAACCCCCAAGCTATGACTTTCAGCTTTGGTTCCACACTGAG ATCAAACTATGGTTTGAAATCGTGGTGTCGGCAGATGTTCTCCGAGGAGATGGCGCTGTCCACCCCCATGGGCCTTCTCCGGCGGTTCCTTCTGCTGAAACAAGTGACGGTACTTCTGTCTCCCCGTTGCGCCATGCTGCCCCTGGTGGTGGGTTGTGTGATCAGCATGAAGGCCCTGTCGTTGCTGCGCTCGCCCCACATCTCAACCAAGCCCTCCAGTGTCTTCCTGCGGCAGCTTGCCCTTGccggcctcctccccctcccctacctGGCACTGCGGCTAGCGCTGACCACCCTCGACCTCGCCGTGATGGAGGCTGCTGCACCGGGAGGAGTGGCCCCGGAGACAGCAGGaaggtgggtgtggtggtggcggAGCTGTGCGGTGCCGTGCGTGTTGGCTGAGAAGCTCCTGGATGCCCACCTGCTGGCCTCGCTCATCCTGTTGGGGCTTCTGGGGCTAGAGGGGGTGCTGGTGTCCCGTTGGCCCCTCCAGACGCGTGGGCTCAGGACAGCCCGGTATGCCCAGCTCAGCTGTGGCCTGGTGTGGGTTGTGGTGTTGCTGGAACTACTGCTCCCGGAGGTGGATTTCAGGTGGACGGTTGGGGTGATGCCGGTCACCCGGACAGACGATGTGAGCGTGAGCTATGGGCTCGCTCTGCCAAACTCCTCCCTCTATCTGAGGAAGGCTCTTTGGGTGGTGAATGTATGGTTTCACTATTTTGTCATCTATTGCAGACCACAAAAGAGAGACGGCTGCTTCCACTAG